In the genome of Neisseria animaloris, one region contains:
- the purD gene encoding phosphoribosylamine--glycine ligase — MKLLVIGSGGREHALAWKLAQSPKVETVFVAPGNAGTALEPKLQNIVLTAHADLINFCKRENIDFTVVGPEAPLAAGVVDDFRAAGLKIFGPTRYAAQLESSKDFAKAFMAKYGIPTAGYQTFENVEKAHRYVEEKGAPIVIKADGLAAGKGVIVAMTLQEAHAAIDDMLLGNKMGNAGARVVIEEFLQGEEASFIVMADGIHVLPMATSQDHKRLLDDDRGPNTGGMGAYSPAPVVTPEVYERAMNEIILPTINGMKAEGHEFTGFLYAGLMIDKGGAPFTIEFNCRFGDPETQPIMSRLDSDFVDLIEAGINGKLDGVKAEWNPQTAVGVVVAAENYPETPKKGDVISGLDAAGKIGKVFHAGTSANEKGETITNGGRVLCVVGLGDDVAAAKNKAYRALENIHFSGMQYRKDIADKAIKR; from the coding sequence ATGAAATTACTCGTTATCGGCAGTGGTGGGCGCGAGCATGCGTTGGCTTGGAAGTTAGCCCAATCGCCTAAAGTAGAAACCGTATTTGTAGCACCCGGCAATGCAGGAACAGCGTTGGAACCGAAGCTGCAAAATATTGTGTTGACCGCACATGCCGATTTGATTAATTTTTGTAAGCGTGAAAATATTGATTTTACCGTGGTCGGCCCCGAAGCACCGTTGGCGGCCGGCGTAGTGGATGATTTCCGAGCCGCCGGTTTGAAAATTTTCGGCCCTACCCGTTATGCGGCTCAGTTGGAAAGCTCGAAAGATTTTGCCAAAGCATTTATGGCGAAATACGGTATTCCTACCGCCGGATATCAGACCTTTGAAAATGTGGAAAAAGCACACCGATATGTAGAGGAAAAAGGTGCGCCGATCGTGATTAAAGCCGATGGCTTGGCTGCCGGAAAGGGTGTGATTGTTGCTATGACTTTGCAGGAAGCCCATGCTGCGATCGACGATATGCTGCTCGGTAATAAGATGGGCAATGCCGGAGCCCGAGTGGTGATTGAAGAATTTTTGCAAGGCGAAGAAGCAAGTTTTATCGTGATGGCTGACGGTATCCATGTGCTGCCGATGGCTACCAGCCAAGACCATAAACGGTTGTTGGACGACGATAGAGGCCCCAATACAGGCGGGATGGGTGCATACAGCCCTGCGCCGGTGGTTACGCCGGAAGTATACGAGCGGGCGATGAATGAAATTATTTTACCGACTATTAACGGTATGAAGGCCGAAGGCCATGAATTTACAGGTTTTTTGTATGCCGGTTTGATGATCGATAAAGGCGGTGCTCCATTTACCATTGAATTCAACTGCCGTTTCGGTGATCCCGAAACCCAGCCGATTATGAGCCGTTTGGATAGTGATTTTGTGGATTTGATAGAAGCCGGGATTAACGGTAAATTGGATGGTGTTAAAGCCGAATGGAACCCGCAAACAGCCGTCGGCGTAGTGGTGGCTGCCGAAAATTATCCGGAAACGCCGAAAAAAGGCGATGTGATTTCGGGTTTGGATGCTGCCGGAAAAATCGGTAAAGTGTTTCATGCAGGCACATCGGCAAATGAGAAAGGCGAAACGATAACCAATGGTGGGCGTGTTTTATGCGTGGTCGGTTTGGGTGATGATGTTGCTGCCGCGAAAAATAAAGCGTATCGAGCATTGGAAAACATTCATTTTAGCGGTATGCAGTATCGCAAAGATATTGCCGATAAAGCCATAAAACGTTAA
- a CDS encoding IMPACT family protein, translating to MTAAVYKTITGPVQAEFKDKGSRFIAFAYPIQSAAEVKRYVESLREEHHKARHWCYAYRLGVDGTQFRANDDGEPSGSAGRPILGQIDSAELTDVLIVVVRYFGGTLLGVPGLIHAYKTASAEALKIAEMIEKNVEKTVWLRCEYPNLNDAIRIAKQHRAEVVEQDLQLDCRLTVKIPLAQYKSCVAAWRHTRLIDVQDEAF from the coding sequence ATGACTGCTGCCGTTTATAAGACAATCACTGGGCCGGTTCAGGCTGAATTTAAAGATAAGGGGAGCCGTTTCATTGCTTTTGCTTATCCTATTCAATCTGCGGCGGAGGTAAAGCGGTATGTTGAATCTTTGCGTGAGGAACATCATAAAGCCCGGCATTGGTGCTATGCCTATCGTTTGGGCGTAGATGGTACCCAATTCAGGGCTAATGATGATGGAGAGCCTTCCGGCAGTGCAGGTCGCCCTATTCTCGGGCAAATAGATTCTGCCGAATTAACCGACGTGTTGATCGTGGTGGTGCGTTATTTTGGCGGCACGTTATTGGGTGTGCCCGGATTGATTCACGCCTATAAAACTGCTTCCGCAGAAGCGCTGAAAATAGCAGAAATGATTGAAAAGAATGTCGAAAAAACGGTTTGGCTGCGTTGCGAATACCCGAATTTAAATGATGCTATCCGAATTGCCAAGCAGCATCGCGCCGAAGTGGTTGAGCAGGATTTGCAGTTGGATTGCCGCTTAACCGTAAAAATCCCGTTAGCCCAATATAAATCGTGTGTCGCTGCATGGAGGCATACCCGATTGATTGATGTACAAGATGAGGCATTTTAA